A single Aythya fuligula isolate bAytFul2 chromosome 21, bAytFul2.pri, whole genome shotgun sequence DNA region contains:
- the LOC116497548 gene encoding probable glutamate receptor, with the protein MDKGQHFVFFVLTTMLLLRESSHAGAMRNDAAANKDTDLRGPEENLPTLTVTTILEDPYVMVRRAELEGYCIDLLKALASMLHFSYKVKVVGDGKYGAVSSNGNWTGMIGEILRQEADIAVAPLTVTSAREEVVSFTTPFLQTGIGILLRKDTMSQEMSFFHFLAPFSKETWTGLLFAYILTCFCLFLVARLSPCEWNEPKNEENHFTFLNSLWFGAGALALQGVTPRPKALSVRVIAAIWWLFTIALLAAYIANFTALLSSGSEQLPIQTFEDLVKQRKLEFGTLDGSSTFYYFKNSKNPIHQMIYEYMDKRRDHVLVKTYQEAVQRVMDSNYAFIGESISQDLAAARHCNLIRAPEVIGARGFGIATAQASPWTKKLSIAVLKLRESGDLDYLRNKWWETSCLHKSRERWSPLQPQALGGLFLTLAIGLALGVIAAVVELSNKSRHAAGHVKKSCCSIFTEEMCTRLRIKENTRQSQETSGRANA; encoded by the exons ATGGACAAAGGACAACACTTCGTGTTCTTTGTGCTTACAACCATGCTGCTCCTGAGAGAATCAAGCCACGCAG gagCGATGAGGAATGATGCTGCTGCGAATAAG GACACTGACTTGAGGGGACCAGAAGAGAATCTTCCAACTTTGACTGTCACAACAATCCTG GAAGATCCCTACGTCATGGTGAGAAGGGCGGAGCTGGAGGGATACTGCATTGACCTGCTGAAAGCTCTTGCTTCAATGCTTCACTTCAGCTACAAGGTGAAGGTGGTGGGAGATGGGAAGTACGGCGCTGTCTCTTCCAATGGAAACTGGACAGGGATGATTGGAGAGATTTTGAGACAG GAAGCAGACATTGCAGTGGCTCCCCTAACAGTCACATCAGCCAGAGAAGAGGTGGTCTCCTTCACCACGCCATTCCTGCAGACTGGGATTGGAATCTTGCTTCGAAAGGACACCATGTCGCAGGAGATGTCTTTCTTCCACTTCCTGGCACCTTTCAGTAAGGAGACCTGGACAGGTCTCCTATTTGCTTATATTCTGACGTGCTTCTGCCTCTTTCTTGTTGCCAG GCTGAGCCCCTGTGAATGGAACGAGCCCAAGAATGAAGAGAATCACTTCACCTTCTTAAACAGTCTCTGGTTTGGAGCAGGAGCGCTCGCGCTGCAAG GTGTCACCCCTCGGCCCAAAGCTCTTTCTGTGCGGGTCATTGCCGCCATCTGGTGGCTCTTCACCATAGCCTTGCTGGCTGCCTACATCGCCAATTTCACCGCGCTCCTGAGCTCTGGCAGCGAGCAGCTCCCAATCCAGACTTTTGAAGATCTTGTGAAGCAAAGAAAGCTCGAGTTTGGGACGTTGGACGGCTCCTCCACCTTCTACTACTTCAAG AACTCCAAGAATCCCATCCATCAGATGATCTATGAGTATATGGACAAGAGACGAGACCACGTTTTAGTCAAAACCTACCAGGAAGCAGTTCAACGCGTGATGGACTCGAACTACGCCTTCATTGGTGAATCAATCTCTCAAGACCTTGCAGCTGCCAGGCACTGCAATTTGATCAGAGCCCCTGAAGTTATCGGAGCCAGAGGATTTGGCATTGCCACAGCCCAGG CATCCCCATGGACTAAGAAGCTCTCCATTGCGGTCCTCAAACTGCGTGAGTCAGGTGACCTTGACTACTTGCGGAACAAGTGGTGGGAGACCAGCTGCCTTCACAAAAGCAGAGAGCGATGGAGTCCTCTCCAGCCCCAAGCCCTCGGTGGACTCTTCCTTACTCTTGCAATTGGCCTTGCACTGGGAGTGAttgcagctgtggtggagctgtCGAATAAGAGCAGACACGCTGCTGGACACGTCAAG aagtcttGTTGCTccattttcacagaagaaatgtgCACTCGTCTAcgtataaaagaaaatacaagacaaAGCCAGGAGACTTCAGGAAGAGCTAATGCTTAA